Proteins encoded by one window of Agelaius phoeniceus isolate bAgePho1 chromosome 5, bAgePho1.hap1, whole genome shotgun sequence:
- the LOC129119922 gene encoding histone H1.11L-like, with translation MAIKFQVSPAAKAAAKKPKKAASGSKARKPAGPSVTELITKAVSASKERKGLSLAALKKALAAGGYDVEKNNSRIKLGLKSLVSKGTLVQTKGTGASGSFRPNKKPGEVKEKAPKKKKNTVIKPKKPAAKKPASAAKKAVTAKNSPKKVKPAAKKAAKSPKATKAVRPKKAVAAEKSPAKAKAVKPKEAKAKKQHTRRSKPHVEIRLLRI, from the coding sequence TGTCCCCCGCCGCCAAGGCCGCCGCCAAGAAGCCGAAGAAGGCGGCGAGCGGCTCCAAAGCCCGCAAGCCCGCGGGGCCCAGCGTCACCGAGCTGATCACCAAGGCCGTGTCCGCCTCCAAGGAGCGCAAGGGGCTCTCGCTCGCCGCGCTCAAGAAGGCGCTGGCCGCCGGCGGCTACGATGTGGAGAAGAACAACAGCCGCATCAAGCTGGGGCTCAAGAGCCTCGTCAGCAAGGGCACCCTGGTGCAGACCAAGGGCACCGGCGCCTCCGGCTCCTTCCGCCCCAACAAGAAACCTGGGGAAGTGAAGGAAAAAGctcctaagaaaaaaaaaaatacagtaatcAAGCCCAAGAAGCCGGCGGCTAAGAAGCCCGCCAGCGCCGCCAAGAAGGCGGTGACAGCAAAGAACAGCCCCAAGAAAGTTAAGCCTGCAGCCAAGAAAGCAGCCAAGAGTCCCAAAGCGACAAAGGCTGTCAGGCCCAAGAAGGCGGTGGCAGCAGAGAAGAGCCCGGCTAAGGCGAAAGCGGTGAAGCCCAAAGAGGCCAAGGCAAAAAAGCAACACACAAGAAGAAGTAAGCCCCACGTGGAAATACGCTTGCTTCGTATTTAA
- the LOC129119233 gene encoding histone H2A-IV, whose translation MSGRGKQGGKARAKAKSRSSRAGLQFPVGRVHRLLRKGNYAERVGAGAPVYLAAVLEYLTAEILELAGNAARDNKKTRIIPRHLQLAIRNDEELNKLLGKVTIAQGGVLPNIQAVLLPKKTDSHKAKAK comes from the coding sequence ATGTCCGGGCGCGGGAAGCAGGGCGGCAAGGCGCGGGCCAAGGCCAAGTCGCGCTCGTCGCGGGCCGGGCTGCAGTTCCCCGTGGGCCGCGTGCACCGGCTGCTGCGCAAGGGCAACTACGCGGAGCGCGTGGGCGCCGGCGCGCCGGTGTACCTGGCGGCCGTGCTGGAGTACCTGACGGCCGAGATCCTGGAGCTGGCGGGCAACGCGGCCCGCGACAACAAGAAGACGCGCATCATCCCCCGCCACCTGCAGCTCGCCATCCGCAACGACGAGGAGCTCAACAAGCTGCTGGGCAAGGTGACGATCGCGCAGGGCGGCGTGCTGCCCAACATCCAGGCCGTGCTGCTGCCCAAGAAGACCGACAGCCACAAGGCGAAAGCCAAGTGA
- the LOC129119240 gene encoding histone H2B 5, whose translation MPEPAKSAPAPKKGSKKAVTKTQKKGDKKRRKSRKESYSIYVYKVLKQVHPDTGISSKAMGIMNSFVNDIFERIAGEASRLAHYNKRSTITSREIQTAVRLLLPGELAKHAVSEGTKAVTKYTSSK comes from the coding sequence ATGCCCGAGCCGGCCAAGTCCGCCCCGGCGCCCAAGAAGGGCTCCAAGAAAGCCGTCACCAAGACGCAGAAAAAAGGTGACAAGAAACGGCGTAAGAGCCGCAAGGAGAGCTACTCCATCTACGTCTACAAGGTGCTGAAGCAGGTGCACCCCGACACGGGCATCTCGTCCAAGGCCATGGGCATCATGAACTCCTTCGTCAACGACATCTTCGAGCGCATCGCGGGCGAGGCCTCGCGCCTGGCGCACTACAACAAGCGCTCCACCATCACCTCGCGCGAGATCCAGACGGCCGTGCGCCTGCTGCTGCCCGGCGAGCTGGCCAAGCACGCCGTGTCCGAGGGCACCAAGGCTGTCACCAAGTACACCAGCTCCAAGTAG
- the LOC129119245 gene encoding histone H3, whose translation MARTKQTARKSTGGKAPRKQLATKAARKSAPATGGVKKPHRYRPGTVALREIRRYQKSTELLIRKLPFQRLVREIAQDFKTDLRFQSSAVMALQEASEAYLVGLFEDTNLCAIHAKRVTIMPKDIQLARRIRGERA comes from the coding sequence ATGGCGCGTACGAAGCAGACGGCGCGGAAGTCGACGGGTGGCAAGGCGCCCCGCAAGCAGCTGGCCACCAAGGCTGCCCGCAAGAGCGCGCCGGCCACGGGCGGCGTCAAGAAGCCGCACCGCTACCGGCCCGGCACGGTGGCGCTGCGCGAGATCCGGCGCTACCAGAAGTCCACGGAGCTGCTGATCCGCAAGCTGCCCTTCCAGCGGCTGGTGCGCGAGATCGCGCAGGACTTCAAGACCGACCTGCGCTTCCAGAGCTCGGCCGTCATGGCGCTGCAGGAGGCCAGCGAGGCCTACCTGGTGGGGCTCTTCGAGGACACCAACCTGTGCGCCATCCACGCCAAGCGCGTCACCATCATGCCCAAGGATATCCAGCTGGCCCGCCGCATCCGCGGAGAGCGCGCGTAA
- the LOC129119246 gene encoding histone H3: MARTKQTARKSTGGKAPRKQLATKAARKSAPATGGVKKPHRYRPGTVALREIRRYQKSTELLIRKLPFQRLVREIAQDFKTDLRFQSSAVMALQEASEAYLVGLFEDTNLCAIHAKRVTIMPKDIQLARRIRGERA, from the coding sequence ATGGCGCGTACGAAGCAGACGGCGCGGAAGTCGACGGGCGGCAAGGCGCCCCGCAAGCAGCTGGCCACCAAGGCTGCCCGCAAGAGCGCGCCGGCCACGGGCGGCGTCAAGAAGCCGCACCGCTACCGGCCCGGCACGGTGGCGCTGCGCGAGATCCGGCGCTACCAGAAGTCCACGGAGCTGCTGATCCGCAAGCTGCCCTTCCAGCGGCTGGTGCGCGAGATCGCGCAGGACTTCAAGACCGACCTGCGCTTCCAGAGCTCGGCCGTCATGGCGCTGCAGGAGGCCAGCGAGGCCTACCTGGTGGGGCTCTTCGAGGACACCAACCTGTGCGCCATCCACGCCAAGCGCGTCACCATCATGCCCAAGGACATCCAGCTGGCCCGCCGCATCCGCGGAGAGCGCGCGTAA